Within Perognathus longimembris pacificus isolate PPM17 unplaced genomic scaffold, ASM2315922v1 HiC_scaffold_5933, whole genome shotgun sequence, the genomic segment ggtcaGGTTCACCTGATCTACTCCCCTAACATTTCCTACCatctttccctagtcaagatggagtcacctGTACTCCTTACAATAATATAATACAAGGCATGCTAGTTTTAGAGTCAGAGACCTGGATTCTAAAACTTCGGAGACTGCAGACAAGGCTGCCAGCTCCCTCCTATGCAAAGGCCCACAGCTTCCTCCTATGCAAAAAATATGCATAACATTTACCATACAAGCTGTACTGGGATGTTTATTATAAGCGGCTTGTGTTATGAAAAATAACCATACTTCTGGCTtgagaagtggcactatggcttaagtagtagagtgctagccttgagcaaaagctcagcgacagagcccaggccctgagttcaagccccaggactggcacatgcacacagaaaAAGTTGAATGATTAAAATACTACTAACTTAAGTGCTTCTGGAGGATGCTAAAGTTGATGCCTAACTTATTGATctgatcattttgtttctttatggATTCTTCACTTCCTAAAGTATCTTCTGATTTTATTAACTTGCTTGATGGGTTATTCAGAAAGATCCTCAGAAAAGGCATGGATGACTTTTTAATGAGAATGAGTAgtgggtccttccttccttccttccttccttccttccttccttccttccttccttccttccttccttcctcacttccttcctcacttccttcctttcttgccttcctgccttcctgcgtgtttcatggacttccctgcccaggctggctttgaactatgatcctcagatctcagtctcctgaggatcaTAGGGACAACAGGCATGTGCCGCCATGCTGGTGAAAAAGTGActcctgctgtttgtgtttttgcaCAAGCTGATTTGGGTGGAGCTGCTGCAACATTGGTTCTGGCATGAGCAGGGATATTGAGGGATGAACAAGAAGGGGGCCTCAAGGACCTGAGCCTCAGGTGGGTATGAGCCTTTCCTTTGCTCATGGGCCCTGCTTGGAGTCTGTTCCTGCTTTCACCATCCTGAGGTGGGAACATCAATGATGCATTTGTCTCATGAAAGCTTGTTTTATgactttacttaaaattttttggggttcttgattttattttcttcttttaaaatttattttatttagtcagtcacggggcttgaactcagggcctggccacagcccctgagcctctttgtggtcaaggctaatgctctatcacttgagccacagcaccattgctggtttttgagtggttcactggagataagaatcccacagagacttttctgcaggggctagctttgaactgtgaccttctagatctcagccacctgagtagctaggataacaggccacCAGTCCCGACTCTTTatgactattattattttgtgtgttcaactttgtgatttgcatctataactagagagagagagagagtttcagtgttgtgtgtgtttgcctTGGCTTTTTCTTGTTTAGTAGTAGAACCATCATGGAATGTTCTGGGCTCCAAGATTCCAGGGAGTTTTTGAAGAGCCTTCAGAGTTGACAAGCCAAATTCAGAGTGGCCAGTGAATGTGCCGCTCTTTAAAACCAGGTAAGCTTTactaaaaaatactaaaaatgtttatttaatgtaggccttgaactcagggccaaggtgctgcCTTGAGCGCTTTTgctgaggctagcactttatcacttgagccatagcaccacttccacttttctggtcattcattggagataacagtctcacagactttcctgccatggctggcttcgaactgtgatcctcagatctcagcctcctgcgtaactaggacaacaggcatgagccacgattgcctggctttttaaagtttttatttaattttatccctttattgtcaaagtgaagtacagaggggttacagtttcaaccTGGGCCTCCAGCCCTCAGCGCCCTGCACAGACATGAAGCGCTGGCTCTGCGCTCCCATCACCAGCCTTCTGCTGATGGCCCTGCTGTACCCAGGTAAAGCAGAGTggagctgggcctgggtgccagcGCCTGTCCTAGGGGACTCTTTGGGTAGCGATGTCTGCAGGGCTGGGTCCTCAAggcagccttttctttctttcttccttccttccttccttccttccttccttccttccttccttccttccttccttccttcctttctttctttctttctttctttctttctttctttctttctttctttctttctttctttctttctttctttctttctttgccagtcctggggcttggactcagggcctgagcactgtccctggcttctttttgctcaaggctagctagcactctgccacttgagccacaaagccacttctggccttttctatatgtgagatattgaggattcgaacccagggcttcatgtatatgaggtgagcactcttgccctcTATCTTTTATATCTCAGCACCctgctttcctgttttcttcgGGGACGTCTTCCCCACATATTGCTCATGTCCCACTAGGATCTACTCTGTATTTCCATTCATTAACCAAACGTTAACAGCTCCTCAATCACTCTTTTTGGGCGAGTGGGGTGCTGGTGACGGGTGTTACTTTTTATTCTGGGCCTGGAGCCTCCTGGAAGGCTTCTACACATCCATTTTTCTACTAGGCCCCTTTTTCCTACTCATGGAGTTCTTGCACCCCTTTTATGTGGTGGACTCCCCACCCCGCCTCTtactcttggcttcctgggttctAAAGGAGATGGGAGGTACCTGTGTACTGGGCTGCGCATGGACCCCCGAGGTTTGATGCTTAGAGTCGAATCCTGCACCCAGAGATTGCTCCTCACAAGCCACTTATGAGCTCATGTCACTCACTTACCTTTTGATATTAAAGTCacaaagaagagaacagaaagcaGTGGGTGGAGCCTCATGGTTGAGGGCCCAGAGGCAGTGGCCAGTGACCCTCAAGGGGCTCTTGGGCTTTTATTCGCTGGGGGTGGGGCTGCACCTCCTCTGGGGCAGTGAAGCTTAAGACACAGAAGGGCAAAGACAACTCTGCTGGAATGCTTCTGAGCTCTGGAGCCCTGAAACCAGGTGAGCAATTAGCCTAATTACAGGAAAGCAGGTGGCTActtatttcctctttctatgcaTTCTGGATTTCACCAAGGGTCAGGACCAGGTGccacttttctttgttgtaaaaCTTACAAGCGtagtttcttatttatgttttctttcccattgcatgctgtaatgaaagtattataattcagtgcatgcatacaatgtgtaATGAATGATAAAGTCAGGGTAATCAGGTCTGTCTTGGGagggttccattttttttctaggattgtgtgtgtgtgtgtgtgtgtgtgtgtgtgtgtgtgtgagagagagagagagagaggggttggtgctggtcctgggtcttgaaatcaggacctggccactatccctaagcttttgtgcttaattaaggctaccactcaagccacagctccacttcctgctttgtggtaatttattagcaatagtagtctcaaggactttcctgccgaggctggctttgaaccatgatccttggatctcagcctcctttacagctaagattacaggtgtgagctaatgggcagctggcactcttccaggttttttgtttgtttgctttttgccttacttttcagctaagtctttaagttcagactggccttcagATGTGATCTCCCTGTCTATGCCTTCTCTGTAGTTGGGAATACTGACACATATTAATATGccaagcttatttgttgaaatggaatcttattcactttttgcagggagagggaagggagagggaagaggagctgagctggccttgaaccccttttgtcccaatctctgcttcctaagtagccaggagaggcctgagacaccatTCCTGGCCTCTGTGCTAAGCTTCTAACCCTTCAACCTAGCAGACAATAACTCCTGATTGCTTCAGTTGGCTAAGGTTGTGACAATTTCTCACAGCAGGTCACATAAAAGCAATGCAGTGGTTTATGCAACGGGAGGAAATGCTCAATAATGGGGACTGGCTACAAAAGCTCCGGGCCCCTGCTCAGACATGGATTTTGATGcaagcactgttgtgttcagGACCCAGATCTGTGGTAATGGCTGACATCTGCTTTTTCATTTGGCTTTGGTCAGAGAGGGAAACCCTGTCAGTCTTCCCGGAAGAGGGGTGTGTCTCCTCCTGTGAGTGGTAGAAGGCTTCCGTGTggcacacacacagcaggtgTGGTGAaagcgccccgccctgcccagctgGTTTCCAACCCCACCCAGTGGAAGGATGGAATGGGCCTGGAGCCAACCAGTGATGGAGGATAATAGGTGTAACACGAGTTTTACAATAgggttttgtttatctttcttcaCTGCTTATTGAggaatcagaaagaatattggtgagaaaaagaaagatggcggggaagaaaaacattaaaaatgtcaaGAGGCTTCGGTTACTCCTGGGGGTGGTGTTCTCGATCCTGGGATGCTTGCCAAGTGGCAGGCAGCAGAATCTGTTGTCTAAACACTGTCCAACATACACCTCCGTTTCAATGCAGTATCTTTGGCAGGAGCCATTGGGTCGCTCACAGATTTCCTTGAACTTGCCTCTGACTGCACAGAAAGAGGGGCATGGTAACCATTCATCAGTCTTActgtatttttacctttctatgtGGGGATGGGGACAGTGATTGGAAACAACTTTGTATGGATGCTTGTTGTTACTTGATTTCTCATACCTATGCTTTAAAAACTTgggaaatttttcttgaaaagcaCCCAGCACTGCTGGATGTTTCTAAGTAATAAAAGATGGAGTAGAGTGTCCATTGGCCCTGCCTGAGTTCTCAGGATACatgttactttgtattcattttccttacattaccttctattcattttccttactcacatcatattctattccttttccttACTACCTACTCTCTCCTCAGACAGATGCAAGAGAGACTACTTGTACATAGTATCACTACTTTTTCTTAGAGTAGAATGTTTTTAGAGAAGGGAAATAtatttcactttcccttccctctgaTATTATAGGTCATCATATATCTTTCATATCTGTATATCTATAATACATCTGTATCagctatatttttcaaaagtggacctgaaatacaactttaaaggACAATGCACTTCAAAGAAATGGGCAGAGAGAGTATTTTCTGGGGGAAGGAAACCATATTCCTTCATATtcaatgtgtaaatatgtttgtgttggtGCTTGCTATTATCTGTGGTTTCATTCCCCCCAGGTactatgtaagtgtgtgtgtgagtgtgtgtgtgtgtctcacaacCAGTTTCAAGCCTTGGAATATGGCAAGAATTCATTAAAGCACTGTGGAACAATTGCTACAATACTGGCATTTTCCATCCTGCAGCCTGTTAGTGAGAAAACTTCCTGTTACTCTGTGTTCCCatgtcttgtgatattttactgtGGCTGAAGCAATTGAGTCCTCCAATCAcaggactttgtgaaaatatcctatcattactcattgcaacagttcaggttatgtagagaacatttctttgtgttgggagTTCTTTGGGAGTTAGCCTTGTCCTTTATATATTGCAGACAAACTATCACTTATAGACATCTGCTGTTGAAGTAAAGTTGAGTGTTCCAACACCATCATAGGCTACCTCTTCTCTCCACAGAAGAACTGGAGTGAGGTCAAGAAGCAAGGGCCCCTAAGGTCACCTTTCATCCAGTGACAAGGACAGGGCCATAGCTTGCATTCTCAGCTTTATTCTAGTTCCTTCTCTTACAACTTTCGCTGTTCTCCTCTGCAGaatcccaggctttcctgtgatctcattaagatcctgtgatcctctccactGGCCTTCCCAGTGTCTTCCCATTCCTGCCACCCCACACTGGGCTTGCCAGTCATGTTTtgcctctgttcttccctcccATGTTTAGCAGGAGTGGCCGCTCAGtaagtgctcaggaggcagacaggccACAAGGGGTTCTCAGAGGTGACTGGGCTGCACTGTGAATAAGAAAGAACCGTACAGGAGGAGGTTACCAACATGAGGTGCTCCCCAGCATCTATTTCTGTGCTGATCATGACAAAGctggtttcttgttttattgaaatacctttacatcatcttgagaaatgcctacccttcccttcaaagaacagaaaatgCAGTTGAAGTGATTCTTTGCATGCTCCCTGAGACTCTAGACGTGAGGTATAAGTTCTTTACAGTGCTCAGAGCAGCTTGACATGTGCTCTGGGAAGATATTTCCAGACCTGCAAAGCTCATGTGATATAACAGATAGAAATGTACTTCTCACATGtgtaaacaacacacacacacacacacaacacacgctCATTAACATACAGACACTCTTAGTGTTCACAAATAATCAACACGATTGTTCCTATGAAGTCTATACCTACAAGACCTTTTCAACTTCGTGTTTTAGCCTTTCAAATCTTGTGTTGGTTTTTCTATGTTTTATTCATGGGGTTGCTCTTCCCGCCATCCCTCCCTCcgtacctccctccctctcttctttgtcccactcctctctctatttttgttggtagtggtgcttgaacttgtGGAGCTGGGGTgcgcaaggctagagctctaccattttgagtcacagcacctcttctggttttctggtgcttaattggagaaaagagtctcagaacttcctgctcaggtgggctttgaactaggatcctcagatcccagcctcctgagtagctagatttataggcatgaggcaccagtgcttggctgtcatgTGCTAATTCTTCCACAGATCTTACTAGTGaagtctctttcttccttttagagaGCTCTTTGTTGGAAGTGTGAAGACTTCTACCTGGATTGCATAGCGAAGTGACTAGTCGCAGGATTCAAAGTCATCATatgggtttgttcctgatgcaCTTGCTTTCTAACATATAGTGGATGCTCAACAAATATCTGATAAACCAAATTGGCTTTCCATCTCTATTTTCTCTACACTTCATTATAGCCTTATTATTATCTTTCATATCTATTACCGTTAAGGACTTACCACTTAAGaaagcaatttattaatatgatatatcttgatcaatgtcaccccactcaacattctcacccctccttctcctccc encodes:
- the LOC125345604 gene encoding beta-defensin 108B-like translates to MKPAILLVFILCQVLPVRGKFKEICERPNGSCQRYCIETEVYVGQCLDNRFCCLPLGKHPRIENTTPRSSSKTPWNLGAQNIP